The proteins below come from a single uncultured delta proteobacterium genomic window:
- a CDS encoding hypothetical protein (Evidence 5 : No homology to any previously reported sequences) codes for MKRCSRNQKQEKLKNRAIVHPPKTKVTKLLMEHPLNLKSEQRLATLPRKLLNLRKKTPKLSTP; via the coding sequence TTGAAAAGATGCAGCAGGAATCAGAAGCAAGAAAAGCTCAAGAACAGAGCGATAGTGCATCCACCGAAAACGAAAGTGACAAAGCTCCTGATGGAACACCCGCTGAACCTGAAATCGGAACAGCGGTTAGCGACGCTACCCCGGAAGCTCCTGAACCTCCGAAAGAAGACGCCTAAATTATCCACTCCATGA
- a CDS encoding hypothetical protein (Evidence 5 : No homology to any previously reported sequences) gives MGEGQSHGAIWRDNPLQIVKKYTQWAKEYQEDQITIIYDTMWEGTTKIAHAIAKQVNTVSPDTVVKVFNVSKTDKNEIMTEVFKSRAIAVGSPTVSNSILCGVAGWLHFLKSLKFKNRGFKFKVQHPVLGYWRLLKKLHRVS, from the coding sequence ATGGGGGAAGGTCAAAGCCACGGTGCCATATGGCGTGACAACCCACTACAAATTGTCAAAAAGTACACGCAATGGGCAAAAGAGTATCAAGAAGACCAGATTACCATTATATATGATACCATGTGGGAGGGTACGACAAAAATTGCCCACGCCATTGCCAAGCAAGTAAATACTGTAAGCCCAGATACTGTGGTGAAGGTTTTCAATGTTTCCAAAACAGACAAAAATGAAATTATGACAGAGGTATTCAAATCTCGCGCTATTGCCGTAGGTTCGCCAACAGTAAGTAACAGCATTTTGTGTGGCGTTGCAGGCTGGTTGCATTTTTTGAAATCTTTGAAGTTTAAAAATCGCGGTTTCAAGTTCAAAGTGCAACACCCAGTCCTTGGGTATTGGCGTCTTCTAAAAAAACTTCATAGGGTGTCTTAA
- a CDS encoding Phosphatidylserine/phosphatidylglycerophosphate / cardiolipin synthase, whose translation MLKRTCLFTCLLFWLCVPVLAAEPLPVGAHFEVGFSPYGNAESIILNGISQAKTSIEVAAYSFTSKPISLALLDAHKRGVKVRVVADERSNTGKYSAVTFLANQGVPVRTNSNYAIFHHKFMVFDGRHVEMGSFNYSAAAADKNAENVLMLWNVPDIAKPYIEEWQRLWDESTTVTPKY comes from the coding sequence ATGCTCAAGCGAACTTGCCTCTTTACCTGTCTTCTCTTTTGGCTCTGTGTGCCTGTGCTGGCCGCAGAGCCTTTACCTGTTGGAGCACATTTTGAAGTGGGCTTTTCGCCTTATGGGAATGCGGAATCAATCATTTTGAACGGTATCAGTCAGGCCAAGACCTCAATAGAGGTAGCGGCCTATTCCTTCACCAGCAAGCCGATTTCTCTGGCTCTGCTGGATGCTCATAAGCGTGGGGTAAAAGTCCGGGTAGTGGCTGATGAAAGGTCGAACACAGGCAAATATTCCGCTGTGACCTTTCTCGCCAATCAGGGCGTACCTGTGCGGACGAATAGCAATTACGCCATTTTCCATCACAAGTTCATGGTGTTTGATGGTCGGCATGTGGAAATGGGCAGCTTCAATTACAGCGCCGCCGCTGCCGACAAAAACGCCGAAAATGTTCTGATGCTTTGGAACGTACCGGATATTGCCAAACCTTATATCGAAGAATGGCAACGGTTATGGGACGAAAGCACAACGGTAACACCGAAATACTAA
- a CDS encoding exported hypothetical protein (Evidence 5 : No homology to any previously reported sequences) yields MRFKLLLTVLCAILLFGMNSHTAQAKQSSNEIQEIARDAAKTSKFGPFTEDDCYKYIMGLFNGQYQSDLKTPSQLYGRAPQQIFNISSFPKSLQQYHFNKEIKGFFIIQHHGGVKLGNTPISFAYVTNFSGPETYILAIEANLPDKYVPEEVIQSLASKYGQDGIVQYDAATIRERYSNAPASFKPTTYYYKETDDYIITFYYTTNWDVSAGRPICELLYLNKKTLALALAKNQEQMQKNEADTQQQRQKDLNAF; encoded by the coding sequence ATGCGCTTCAAACTGCTTTTAACCGTTCTGTGTGCGATTCTTTTATTTGGGATGAATTCACACACGGCACAAGCAAAACAATCTTCCAATGAGATACAGGAAATAGCCCGTGATGCAGCCAAAACGAGCAAGTTTGGGCCTTTTACAGAGGATGATTGTTACAAGTACATAATGGGGCTTTTTAACGGGCAATATCAATCCGATTTAAAAACTCCATCGCAGTTATATGGACGTGCTCCGCAGCAAATATTTAACATTTCTTCATTTCCTAAATCATTGCAACAATACCATTTTAATAAAGAAATTAAAGGATTTTTCATCATTCAACATCATGGCGGTGTAAAACTTGGGAATACACCTATAAGCTTTGCCTATGTGACAAATTTTTCCGGGCCTGAAACATACATATTAGCCATAGAGGCTAACTTGCCAGACAAATATGTACCGGAAGAAGTGATTCAATCCTTGGCAAGTAAGTACGGTCAAGATGGAATCGTTCAATACGATGCTGCTACCATTCGTGAAAGATACTCTAACGCACCTGCTTCATTTAAGCCAACTACATATTATTACAAAGAAACCGATGATTACATCATCACTTTTTATTATACGACAAATTGGGATGTTTCCGCAGGAAGACCTATTTGCGAATTGCTTTACTTGAATAAAAAAACGCTTGCTCTGGCATTGGCTAAAAATCAAGAGCAAATGCAGAAGAACGAAGCCGATACTCAACAGCAAAGACAAAAGGATTTGAACGCTTTTTGA
- a CDS encoding hypothetical protein (Evidence 5 : No homology to any previously reported sequences) → MTAPKSKKPAVKKQTVSKEPAKKGLEKKEPGKDSGYEIGSIHSIPLSKIEDSPNLLRRGKFKPGYLELLAKSMKDYGYQPVDVYEKEGRIYVSDGFSRTAAARHKNWKELTCYFIPAEKAFENALHKAMMRNDLTAFERAEAFQRLKDATGVIDTQIADLFKRSRTNVSQTLSVLKLPDDIKNAVNGRPFTLTQLIELVNLNEKPEEQQARFKEIDEKVKRKERDFDSEDSEDGTAPRRASGKGGSEGEGRRTRYEAFVGSFTSVFHKIDDYFTKVAAAPKTKNEKDPPFEEQQADIWNEFVNVGFKLKQYINLPDDEISKAFDELIEKMQQESEARKAQEQSDSASTENESDKAPDGTPAEPEIGTAVSDATPEAPEPPKEDA, encoded by the coding sequence ATGACAGCGCCTAAAAGTAAGAAGCCAGCGGTTAAGAAGCAGACGGTCTCGAAAGAACCCGCAAAAAAGGGGCTGGAAAAGAAGGAACCGGGAAAGGACTCTGGATACGAAATCGGCTCCATTCACAGCATTCCGCTCTCAAAAATCGAAGACTCTCCGAACCTGTTAAGGCGCGGCAAGTTCAAACCCGGTTATCTGGAACTGCTTGCTAAAAGCATGAAGGATTACGGCTATCAGCCCGTAGATGTGTACGAGAAAGAAGGCCGTATCTATGTCTCAGACGGTTTCAGCCGTACTGCCGCCGCTCGACATAAAAATTGGAAAGAGCTTACATGCTATTTCATTCCAGCTGAAAAAGCTTTTGAGAATGCTTTGCATAAAGCCATGATGCGGAATGACCTTACCGCATTTGAACGTGCCGAAGCATTTCAACGGCTCAAAGACGCAACCGGAGTAATTGATACTCAGATTGCAGACCTGTTCAAAAGAAGCCGTACCAATGTTTCACAAACTCTTTCCGTGTTAAAGCTGCCGGACGACATAAAAAATGCCGTTAATGGCAGACCGTTTACGCTTACACAGTTGATTGAACTCGTGAACCTGAACGAGAAACCGGAAGAACAGCAAGCTCGTTTCAAAGAAATTGACGAAAAAGTTAAGCGTAAAGAACGCGACTTCGATAGCGAAGATTCGGAAGACGGTACGGCTCCACGCCGAGCATCCGGCAAAGGTGGTTCCGAAGGTGAGGGGAGAAGAACTAGGTATGAAGCTTTTGTTGGAAGCTTCACTAGTGTTTTTCACAAAATTGATGACTATTTCACCAAAGTAGCTGCTGCGCCTAAGACAAAGAATGAGAAAGACCCGCCTTTTGAGGAACAACAGGCTGACATATGGAATGAATTTGTGAATGTCGGGTTTAAACTAAAACAATATATTAACTTACCCGATGATGAAATTAGTAAAGCCTTTGACGAATTGATTGAAAAGATGCAGCAGGAATCAGAAGCAAGAAAAGCTCAAGAACAGAGCGATAGTGCATCCACCGAAAACGAAAGTGACAAAGCTCCTGATGGAACACCCGCTGAACCTGAAATCGGAACAGCGGTTAGCGACGCTACCCCGGAAGCTCCTGAACCTCCGAAAGAAGACGCCTAA
- a CDS encoding transposase, producing MGYAHLAREERYYICQAVKSGTSLRAIAKAIGRSVSTVSRELARNTGARGYRYRQAHKRSQKRQTSKGKKRIGLEVWTYVEQCLHQDFSPEQISGVLKRKGFALSHEWIYQYILADKKRGGTLHSHLRCQRKRKRRYGKPDRRGQIKGRISIDIRPSIVAERSRLGDWEADTVEGSKGGPVLVTLAERKSRLFLFGKAPNKSASEVRRVIEGLLTPIKDFVQTITYDNGKEFSYHADVSATLEAQGFFAHPYHSWERGLNENSNGLLRQYFPKGVSLASVTQDEIIAAMCRLNWRPRKCLGFKTPYEVFLEDANTQGLGVAL from the coding sequence ATGGGCTATGCACACCTTGCCAGGGAAGAACGGTACTACATCTGCCAGGCAGTGAAAAGTGGAACGTCACTGAGGGCCATAGCCAAAGCGATAGGCCGTAGCGTCTCAACTGTAAGCCGCGAACTTGCGCGAAATACCGGGGCGCGTGGCTACCGCTACAGGCAGGCACACAAGCGCAGTCAGAAAAGGCAGACCAGTAAAGGGAAGAAGCGCATTGGCCTTGAGGTATGGACGTATGTTGAACAGTGTCTGCACCAGGACTTCAGTCCGGAGCAAATCTCTGGAGTTCTCAAACGCAAAGGTTTTGCCCTCAGTCATGAATGGATTTACCAGTACATTCTGGCGGACAAAAAACGAGGAGGAACGCTGCACAGCCATTTGCGCTGCCAGCGCAAACGCAAACGACGATATGGCAAACCCGACAGACGAGGTCAAATCAAGGGGCGTATCAGCATAGACATACGCCCGTCCATTGTTGCCGAGCGCTCACGCCTTGGTGATTGGGAGGCTGATACCGTTGAAGGCAGTAAAGGAGGCCCCGTTTTGGTGACACTTGCAGAGCGTAAAAGTCGTCTTTTCCTGTTTGGCAAGGCTCCCAACAAAAGCGCCAGCGAAGTAAGGCGGGTCATTGAAGGACTCTTGACACCCATTAAGGACTTTGTTCAGACTATTACCTATGATAACGGCAAGGAGTTCAGCTACCATGCCGATGTGTCAGCTACACTCGAGGCTCAGGGATTTTTTGCGCACCCCTACCATTCGTGGGAGCGTGGCTTGAACGAGAACTCCAATGGCCTTCTACGCCAATACTTCCCCAAGGGGGTAAGCTTGGCATCGGTCACGCAAGATGAGATCATAGCGGCAATGTGCCGCTTGAACTGGCGGCCTAGAAAATGCCTTGGGTTTAAGACACCCTATGAAGTTTTTTTAGAAGACGCCAATACCCAAGGACTGGGTGTTGCACTTTGA
- a CDS encoding Helix-turn-helix domain protein, with translation MTDEKRLGQRIRALRTRKKLTQEQMAEMAGLNGKYWSDLELGKETVSVKNLTKIAVALDVSLAELVSAEHEAPRQELEREVQKMIVEADDEQLKTIYRILTAVVR, from the coding sequence ATGACCGACGAAAAACGATTAGGCCAAAGAATTCGAGCACTAAGGACAAGAAAGAAGCTCACCCAAGAGCAGATGGCAGAAATGGCCGGTCTGAATGGGAAGTATTGGAGCGACCTTGAATTAGGCAAAGAAACTGTATCAGTGAAGAACTTGACCAAGATTGCGGTTGCTCTGGATGTTTCTTTGGCAGAACTGGTCAGTGCGGAACATGAAGCACCGAGGCAAGAACTTGAGCGAGAAGTGCAAAAGATGATTGTCGAAGCTGACGATGAACAGTTAAAGACAATTTACCGGATTTTAACTGCTGTAGTTCGTTAA
- a CDS encoding conserved exported hypothetical protein (Evidence 4 : Homologs of previously reported genes of unknown function) encodes MKRILGLIALVAVLITPTFALAAEQIGVYVAPKFIYGYTMMDFKAKDYNSDTGETRSIGLGDKHDNAWGGALAIGYDFDKRFNVPIRAEVEYSLFSQVEADKNRLNPEDSDWDESFKQKFDIQTLFLNAYWDINTGTAFTPYIGAGIGMAFIDTKYNCRGESVSDPVNDWVRSSTGSKSRTNFAWNVGAGLGYDFNEYVTLDIGYRFVSLGNVKSSKGQQMDTGAVVPNMYDYGQSKDLYMHQVMAGLRITF; translated from the coding sequence ATGAAAAGGATTTTAGGTCTGATTGCGCTTGTAGCTGTATTGATCACTCCGACTTTTGCTTTGGCAGCAGAGCAAATCGGGGTCTATGTGGCTCCGAAGTTCATCTACGGCTATACCATGATGGATTTCAAGGCCAAGGATTACAACAGCGATACCGGCGAAACCCGCTCGATTGGCCTTGGCGATAAGCACGACAACGCTTGGGGTGGTGCTCTGGCGATAGGCTATGACTTCGATAAGCGGTTTAATGTACCCATCAGAGCGGAAGTGGAATACTCCCTGTTTTCTCAGGTGGAAGCGGACAAAAATCGGCTTAACCCGGAAGACTCTGACTGGGACGAAAGTTTCAAACAGAAGTTCGACATCCAGACGCTTTTCCTGAATGCCTATTGGGATATCAACACCGGCACGGCGTTCACTCCCTATATCGGCGCTGGTATCGGCATGGCCTTCATTGACACCAAGTACAACTGCCGGGGTGAGAGCGTTAGCGACCCTGTGAATGACTGGGTAAGGTCTTCTACTGGCAGTAAGAGCAGAACTAATTTTGCTTGGAACGTCGGCGCTGGTCTTGGATATGACTTCAACGAATATGTCACCTTGGACATTGGCTACCGCTTCGTTTCTCTCGGAAACGTCAAGTCGAGCAAGGGTCAGCAAATGGACACCGGAGCCGTGGTACCCAATATGTACGATTACGGCCAGAGCAAAGACCTCTACATGCATCAGGTCATGGCTGGCTTGAGAATAACTTTCTAA